aCAAACACATACAACTTCAAGCCAACAACAACCAGGAACATAGCCACTCTCTCGTCTCTTTCTCATTCACTCTCACACTTTGCTGATTTCTTCTCCGATCATTTTCGGGGGTATTTCTTGAAGAAACAAGTCGCGATCGATCGATGAGAAGATAATCACAACATGTCGGTGACATACTCGAGTAACTTCCCCGACCTTCTTTGCGGCGAGGATTCCGGCATCTTCTCCGGCGAGTCTTCACCGGAATGTTCGTCATCGGACCTTGAGTCTTCAGCTTCCATTGAAGAGTCTATCGCTTGGTGCATAGTAGATGAGAGAAAGTTTGTTCCTGGTTTTGATTACTTGGCTCAGTTTGAAACTCACTCCCTCGATGCCTCGGCTAGAGAACAGTCTGTTGCATGGATTCTCAAGGTATTATTATAGAATACAGTTCGTTTTTACGTGTTCTTGATGCTGACAAATATGATGCTGCCTAGCTACAGATCTGATTTAAGGTCTTTTAACAGCCGTCTGATTCATGGAGATCGTGCTAGATTCTTTTTGATATCTGTACGATGAAAAAAGTGATTCATCTTTGTGTGGTTGATGCAGGTGCAAGCATACTATAATTTCCAGCCGTTAACGGCATATCTCTCCGTCAACTACATGGATCGGTTTCTGTGTTCTCACCGTTTGCCAGTAAGTATGAGTCCGTGAAAGGTTTTAATTAGCTGGACTGCAATACACAATAGCCGGACACCGATAATGATCGGGAAATTGATTTATTGTAGTGATTAATTGTTTTGACTATCGGGGTATTTCTCTTTGacttttcaaaaaagaaattgaCACGACTggtttaaatattaataaacctaATATAATCCAAGTATCATCCTTTCCTAATATTGACATTATACAGTATTATTAACTTTATTggggtatttaatttattatattatgcctttataaattttagtacCACATGTCGCACTATTTAATTTACTgtgcataattaattaattaattaattaccataacaCACTTTTCTTTATATGTAGCAAAATAAGGGGTGGCCACTGCAACTTCTATCTGTGGCTTGTTTGTCATTAGCTGCAAAGATGGTGGAACCACTGGTTCCTTCTCTGTTGGATCTTCAGGTACTCGTCTGATCCATCATCAAAGACACTCTTTGTAGAATTGAATAGTAGTCCtttctatataattttgtatataaataatgatgtattattatgtaattaaataatatataatcatacattgttatttatatacaaaaattatacacattttattattgataatttaatggTGCCAccagtaaaatattttttatcgtGGTAGGTTGAAGGAgccaaatatatatttgaaacaaaaactATCCGAAGAATGGAGCTTCTGGTGCTCAGTGTTTTAGACTGGAGGCTACGGTCCGTCACACCGTTCAGCTTCATTGGATTTTTTGCATGCAAACTCGATCAAACAGGAGCTTTTATGGGGTTCTTGATTTCTCGGGCCACGGAAATTATTTTGTCCAATATCAAAGGTAATAGTAATACGGTATTTATATAAATACGTGCATAGACTATACGTACACGTATATCTGCGTATAGAGAAAAGTAAAATACTGATAATGCGATGATAATGTTAGCAgaggccagcttcttagagtaCTGGCCGTCAAGCATTGCTGCTGCAGCGATTCTCTGTGCAGCCAATGAAATTCCAAAATTATCCCTTGCTAATCCTGAACATGCTGAATCTTGGTGTCATGGACTAAGCAAAGTAAGCGAGTAATATTGCAAATGTTATCATTAAGAACCAAAGACTATTATGCCAATTTGTAAACATGTCCATTTTTGCAGGAGGAAATCATCAGCTGCTACCAGTTGATGCAACAGCTCGTGCTTAATGATAGCCGAAGAAAAGCACCAAAAGTTTTACCTCAGCTTCGCGTAACGATTCGGGCCAGAATGAGATCCTCCAGTGACTCTTCATCCTCATCTCCATCTCCAATTTCttataaaaggagaaaaataaatgacTGCTTATGGGTAGATGATGATAAGGGAAACTCGGAGTAAGGTGAagagaatatatattaaaagaaaaaaaagaaagaaagaaaagaaaatggggTCGGAGTTGTCGAGAATCCTCGATATTTTTTGGAGGGTTTTGGAGTAAATTAACAAGAGTGATGTAGATTATttagtatatatagatatatgtataCGTTTGTATGAGAGGTTTGGTGAGTTTTGaagattgatttattaatttgttttctttctaaaaGTTGGTGGGTTGCCATCCACCATTAATGGCTTTGCTGATTCCCAAGGCAAGGAGATTagttacataaatattattctaatatatttatgtGACAAAAGTTCAGGAAGATTGAGAAAGAAGTTTTAGTAGTGGGAGTAATGGAGTCTGAAAGAAATGGCGATTGAATTCAAAGGCTTCATTGATGGATGAATGAAAGAAGGGGAGATGGCGGGACCCTTTCGggggaaatgagaaaaataagagAATGGAGGTTTTGAATAAGTATCGAGTTCAAGGCGCGCCACATCGTTTTCTTCTGGATTATCCCTGCAACTTTTTGACAAAGCCAAAGCGAAGATATAACACGATAAAATTACCAGCATGGGTACAGTGATCTCCAAGTTAGTTAATTTACATATGAGTGGTTTGTGTATGTGTGTTTTTTTGGCGGGAAAATGTCTGGCCTTTGACATGACGTCAATTGGCCTAACATTAATTTTACTAGTGTTCACACGTATGAATGGTCACACGTGTGTACTTTACTTTACTTTTCTTtggattttattcttttttttttttttctttttttgtacaAAGGGGTGAAATGAAATTAACCTCTTTCAGGGCAGCATATCCGAAGGTCTATGGGGCCTTTTCAGACATGTTGTATTGGATTCacaaatctaataaaataaatcatcatcaatatcttTCTCTCATTTCTCCCTTGTAGCGTTGcaatttgttttatttccttGTCAGATGCTACTTTCAATCAGTCAGTGAATCGATTGGCTTAAGCTAAATGAGGGGACTGCTCGGTCCCCCAATTAATAAAGCGGTTCATTCTAGATCATGAATGCCTCCTTTCTAtgtccctctctctctctctccatccatccatccatccatcaaTTCCCAATTAATCCCTAATTATTTAACTTAGTTTAATCAACTGTGCACATTGAAATGAGAACAGTGAAATATTATCATGGGCAAAAGCCTGCAGTAATGACCAATTGATGCCATGCATTTGATTATATTTACCGAAATTTTATCATCATCAGTGTCACTCATGCATCCATCACATCCACTGTATCTTACTCAGGTGGATGGACCAGGGCACAGTGAGGACATATGATAGCTAGCATAGAGCCAATTTTTGTTGAGTAGATTTTTATCCCATTGCCATTGGCTTCTTTCTTTTGAGTAGTCACTTGGAACATTAATCAGCATTGGCAGGAAGGACCACCCGGTAGGTATAATGAAAACGAATCCTATTTCAAATTCAGAGATAATTAAGGTTGCAATTCCATTCATTAAATTATAGATGTTATTTGAGTGAACCCCATCAACCCCCCCgtctttaattaaattatattaaagagtCTTTAGATATTAATTTCAACCAGGGTGGATCCCATGAGCTAACGTCCCTTAATGCACTtgctaatataataaaatgacggccaaaagacttattcccgtATAAAGATTATTGTTTTTCCAAATGTCTTTctctctaattttgaaaaatcatagcCAAATTCAtcgattttaaaattttattttttttttaagctttaaaaaataatcattatgggttttaaaattttaaaataatttattttcttatattaaattttaaaa
This sequence is a window from Mangifera indica cultivar Alphonso chromosome 5, CATAS_Mindica_2.1, whole genome shotgun sequence. Protein-coding genes within it:
- the LOC123215429 gene encoding cyclin-D1-1-like, with the protein product MSVTYSSNFPDLLCGEDSGIFSGESSPECSSSDLESSASIEESIAWCIVDERKFVPGFDYLAQFETHSLDASAREQSVAWILKVQAYYNFQPLTAYLSVNYMDRFLCSHRLPQNKGWPLQLLSVACLSLAAKMVEPLVPSLLDLQVEGAKYIFETKTIRRMELLVLSVLDWRLRSVTPFSFIGFFACKLDQTGAFMGFLISRATEIILSNIKEASFLEYWPSSIAAAAILCAANEIPKLSLANPEHAESWCHGLSKEEIISCYQLMQQLVLNDSRRKAPKVLPQLRVTIRARMRSSSDSSSSSPSPISYKRRKINDCLWVDDDKGNSE